A window of the Tunturibacter empetritectus genome harbors these coding sequences:
- a CDS encoding zinc-binding dehydrogenase, protein MKAVCVNANRKLEVQDVSTPNDPPPGHLIVDVEAAAINHGDKAFLANPSIAGVLLKTSAYGIWGASCAGAVRAVGEGLTAELVGRTVAIYRSLSQSEHTVGLWSEQALVPRTSCVVLPRSVSARDYSGSLVNIMTAHAFLEESAEAHKGLIVTAGNSATGLAMAALARKRGVSAIFLSRSAEAATKLRALGIEHVLATSDASFENDLGKLVADFGATAVFDGVGGDLTSRIAPQLPMNSTIYLYGLLGATAPLTISCFAVMAKNLVLKRFSNFASATVRDPQRLTSAISYLESVIDDPLFHTRVGKEFTFRQIDAAMAYEATPGAKAVFVSRSDPA, encoded by the coding sequence GTGAAAGCCGTTTGCGTCAACGCCAACCGAAAGCTCGAAGTGCAAGATGTCTCCACCCCAAACGATCCGCCGCCCGGTCATCTCATCGTCGATGTTGAAGCCGCCGCGATCAACCACGGCGACAAGGCCTTCCTCGCCAACCCCAGTATTGCAGGAGTGCTGCTCAAGACCAGCGCTTATGGGATTTGGGGTGCCTCCTGCGCTGGCGCCGTCCGTGCCGTGGGAGAGGGTCTGACTGCGGAGCTGGTTGGTCGTACTGTGGCGATCTACCGCTCACTGAGCCAGAGCGAGCATACCGTTGGTCTATGGAGCGAGCAGGCTCTGGTGCCCCGTACGAGTTGCGTGGTGTTGCCAAGGAGCGTCTCCGCACGCGACTACTCGGGTTCGCTCGTCAACATCATGACGGCACACGCGTTTCTTGAGGAGTCTGCCGAAGCCCACAAGGGCTTGATTGTAACCGCAGGAAATTCAGCAACGGGCCTCGCGATGGCTGCACTGGCGCGGAAGCGAGGCGTATCGGCGATCTTTTTATCGCGCTCAGCTGAGGCCGCAACGAAGTTGCGTGCCCTCGGCATCGAGCATGTGCTTGCAACGAGCGACGCGAGCTTTGAGAACGACCTAGGCAAACTTGTGGCAGACTTCGGCGCGACCGCCGTGTTTGATGGGGTCGGTGGCGACCTGACCAGCCGCATCGCTCCGCAGCTACCGATGAATTCGACAATTTATCTGTACGGATTGCTGGGAGCTACCGCGCCGCTCACAATCTCATGCTTTGCCGTCATGGCGAAGAACCTCGTGCTCAAGCGGTTCAGTAACTTCGCGAGTGCAACAGTCAGGGATCCTCAGAGGCTGACATCGGCTATCAGCTATCTTGAAAGTGTTATCGACGATCCACTCTTCCATACCCGGGTGGGGAAAGAGTTCACGTTCCGCCAGATCGATGCTGCGATGGCCTACGAAGCGACGCCAGGCGCAAAAGCGGTCTTTGTCTCGCGGTCAGATCCTGCGTGA
- a CDS encoding winged helix-turn-helix transcriptional regulator, translating into MVPDDAFANLSASTGFFVSVHFMKLATRCPVAFTSKILGGKWKARIVWALVRNEPLRFSEIRRACPPVSDRILTKELRELQECGLISRRDFGEVPPKTEYTLTALGNTLRPVMASMAAWGLEHQVKIAEIP; encoded by the coding sequence ATGGTTCCAGATGACGCCTTCGCTAATCTTTCCGCAAGTACGGGTTTTTTTGTTAGTGTGCATTTTATGAAACTTGCCACTCGATGTCCCGTCGCCTTTACGTCCAAAATTCTTGGTGGTAAGTGGAAGGCTCGAATCGTCTGGGCGTTGGTGCGCAACGAACCGCTTCGCTTCTCGGAGATTCGCCGCGCGTGTCCGCCCGTAAGCGACCGCATCCTGACTAAGGAGCTGCGCGAACTTCAAGAGTGTGGCCTGATCTCGCGGCGCGATTTCGGCGAAGTGCCGCCCAAAACCGAATACACCCTGACAGCGCTGGGCAACACACTGCGCCCGGTGATGGCGTCGATGGCCGCTTGGGGGCTAGAGCACCAGGTGAAGATTGCCGAGATTCCATAG